In Denitratisoma sp. DHT3, one DNA window encodes the following:
- a CDS encoding ABC transporter permease, translating into MRAADFLRFAWQSLTAHRLRTVLSALGIAVGITAVILLTSIGRGLHSFVIDEFTQFGTNIIGITPGRTDTRGGAIGAINTVRPLSIDDALALRRAPHVLATDPTVQGNGDVAYEGKSRRVMIYGVSHAMSQVMRMNVSSGDFLPDDDPRSARAMVVLGAKVAQELFGDANPLGARLRVGGERYRVVGVMEAKGQVLGLDLDDTVYIPVGRAMEMFNRESLMEIHLTYEPTAPLADVEAGIRAVLTARHGREDYTVTPQQKMLETFGTILDAITFAIAAIGGISLLVGGIGILTILTIAVSERTGEIGLLRAIGATRKRILLIFLGEAAVLAALGGGAGLGLGWLLALALKLALPALPLETPWSYALAAELMAVSVGLVAGVLPARRAALLDPLEALRSE; encoded by the coding sequence ATGCGCGCCGCCGACTTCCTCCGCTTCGCCTGGCAATCGCTCACCGCCCACCGCCTGCGCACCGTCCTCTCGGCCCTGGGTATCGCGGTGGGCATCACCGCGGTGATCCTGCTCACCAGCATCGGCCGCGGCCTGCACAGCTTCGTGATCGACGAGTTCACCCAGTTCGGCACCAACATCATCGGCATCACGCCGGGCCGCACCGACACCCGCGGCGGAGCGATCGGCGCCATCAACACCGTGCGCCCGCTGTCCATCGACGATGCCCTGGCCCTGCGCCGTGCGCCCCACGTGCTGGCCACCGACCCCACGGTGCAGGGCAACGGCGACGTGGCGTACGAGGGCAAGAGCCGGCGCGTGATGATCTACGGCGTCAGCCACGCGATGTCGCAAGTGATGCGGATGAACGTCAGCAGCGGCGACTTCCTGCCCGATGACGACCCCCGCAGCGCCCGGGCGATGGTGGTGCTGGGCGCCAAGGTGGCGCAGGAGCTCTTCGGCGACGCCAATCCGCTCGGCGCCCGCCTGCGGGTAGGGGGCGAACGCTACCGGGTGGTGGGCGTGATGGAGGCCAAGGGCCAGGTGCTGGGGCTGGATCTGGACGACACGGTGTACATCCCGGTGGGCCGCGCCATGGAGATGTTCAACCGGGAAAGCCTGATGGAGATCCACCTCACCTACGAGCCCACCGCCCCGCTGGCGGATGTGGAGGCCGGCATCCGCGCCGTGCTCACGGCCCGCCACGGCCGCGAGGACTACACCGTCACGCCCCAGCAGAAGATGCTGGAGACCTTCGGCACCATCCTCGACGCCATCACCTTCGCCATCGCCGCGATCGGCGGCATCTCGCTGCTGGTGGGCGGCATCGGCATCCTCACCATCCTCACCATCGCGGTCTCCGAGCGGACCGGGGAAATCGGCCTGTTGCGGGCGATCGGCGCCACGCGCAAACGCATCCTGCTGATCTTCCTCGGCGAGGCGGCGGTGCTGGCCGCCCTGGGCGGCGGCGCCGGTCTCGGCCTGGGCTGGCTGCTGGCCCTGGCGCTGAAGCTGGCCCTGCCCGCGCTGCCGCTGGAAACGCCCTGGTCCTACGCCCTCGCCGCCGAGCTGATGGCGGTCAGCGTCGGCCTGGTCGCCGGCGTCCTGCCCGCCCGCCGGGCGGCCCTGCTGGACCCCCTGGAGGCGCTGCGTTCAGAATAA